The Solea senegalensis isolate Sse05_10M linkage group LG11, IFAPA_SoseM_1, whole genome shotgun sequence genomic interval GGGCACAGGCATGCCGAGCTCATCCACGCACCAGCAATGGCCACGCTGCATGCCCTTGGAGGAGCGGCACTGTGCAAGattaaaagacagagagggggatTTTGAAAGGGAAAGGAGGGCGGAGATTGAGTGGGAGAGTGGGAATGGtagtgagagaggaagagagagaaaatgatatGTCATCATAGCGCAGTACTGATTCTCTGTGCCCACAGCTGAGAggctcagagagagaaagagagagagagagagagagagaagtgacaGTTATTCTCAGCAGAACATAAGTCCGCAGTGGTGTGCAGCTGACACTTAGAAACTATACACTTCCACCAgtcaaatacatattttcacaATACAGCCAACAAAAGTACCAGTTTTATGTTTCATGATGATTCAGGTGTAAATACTCTACCTGCTTTTTCCTGTAGAAGCCACGAGTGTCACAGTTGGGTATATAGATGTCACGGTCAGACTGGAAGATCGTCAGCTCGAGACCCCTCAGGACGCTATTGAGCAGCTTGCGACAAGGAGCCTGAAAACAGCAATGTAGAGTGTGACCTCAAACATCAACCAGGGGCAAAGATGGAGGACCTGTCTTCATCTATAGGACATCCACCAGGTGACTATGTTTGAACATCAGCGATCCTCTCTGATCACAGAACATGTCAGTGTGGTTCACAAAAGATGAGCCACTGTGATGCAGCAATCGAGCAAGAAGCAGGGATTATGCTTATTTATATAAATCAGATGTCATAACATTATATAACCATATTGTTATACAATGGTTTGGCTGTTCAGGTCACTGAATTTAGTGACTGCATCTTTGTGTCACTTTGCGTGAATTGAACGCGGACACCTTGATCATTTGTGTGACTAATGTCGTTCCtgttaaaatatacagtttagTTTAAATGATACAAATCAGCCGGCAAGCAAAGTGAAAAATCTGTGGCTGCAGCGGAAGACTTGAAACTTTCCAGATTCACATCATGCTCAATTAGTTCTGCCGCATAGCAGCACACACATCATGCACCATAATGCATGGGTTTAGAGCAGTGTATGTACATGCCACTGCAACACCCAAAACAGCTGAGGATCCATGACACTCTATCACGCTATGCAGCTCAAGATACAACCGTTTCCATTACATTTGATGTATACAATTGCTTCATGCATTCCATTCAGGTATGAATTAGTACTTTACTGTATTAAATACTAAATTTCATTATTAAATTAAGACAATGAACTTACTTTTTCAATGTCACCGCTGTGTGAGGGGTGTGGACCTGAGAGGAGATGACACAGCGGTATAAGAGGGTGATATTAAAAAATTTAAGCCATTAACATCAAACCACATCCAATGTCACATTTTGCAATAGAATATTTAGACAATGTTTCACGGCCTTGCGTGTTTTTTGCACAAGACATGCTAAGCAGCCATGCAGATGAGCTTAATCTGGGAGTGACTGTTGAGAGACTCAATTTCTTTCAGTAAATGTCCTTTCTTAATAGTTAATCGCAGTATCTCCATTTGAACAGTAGATGGGGATCACTGCAATGAAAAGCAGCTTGACCAGGATGTAGGTGACACTGTGACagtttcacattcattttaaattctccACAGAGTCTATGACTTATAGAACAGAGCATTATCATCCACCCTCTCATCAATCTATTGCCaatggatgaataaaataataaattactGTATAAATGAAAGTCTAAATCATCTTTACTTCAACACTGTTGCTCCATGAACACTGGTCAGAAATATCCACTATGTTTTTAGAGATTTTCCATAATTTCAAAGGACTTTAAAGacaaattatgtttttgtttttttttggtttgttttggttttttttaaatcacagtgaCTATGAAGCCACTGCAGATCAGTGGTGGATTTGCAAATTCATCTTTGGTGCACAAAATGCACACAGgcttaaatgtcacacaccaactgctctttctttttgttggtGGGTGACACAGCATCACATGCAATCCACAGATATAAAAAGGAGGCACACtttgtatattataatattatattattcataattatGTGCAGTGACATTCTCAACAATCCATTGTACATTTCAGGGCTACCTGCTGTTTCCATGCATCTATAGGTGCATACATGCATGTATATGTGCATTTATGatttcatgcatgtgtgtgtgtatatatatatatgtacagtatcttACCTGTGGGAGGGGGCCTCTCAGTGGGACTAGTCCTGCTATGCTTGGCGCAAATGCCCCGACCCTGCAAAAGAGCCTGGAGGGGGCTGTGTTCCCGTGGTGGGGGAACACAGCGGAGCCCTTTGGCACAGCTCAGTGTGTACACACCACAGGGTTCTCCCTGGGCCAACACTGTCGTGCTCCCTGCAACATTATGGTCCCTGGGCGGCCGACCTGCCCCCAGTGGATCCCTGCAGGAAGGACAGACCTTGAAGGGCCCCAATCGACTTGCCCCACTCCATGATCCGCAGTGGGCAATCAGCAACAAAACAATGGTTGTTAAGTTAGAAAGAATAGGCATTTTCTGTCCAGGTCTCAGGTTCTTCACACTGTCACTCTCTGTCAGTTAAATGTGGCTGATGCTATTTCTGGATGTatatttctctctttcactctctccctctctctccccttccttCAGTCTTCTGTCCGTTTTCTATACAGTATAGCCTTCCTTGGTGCTTTGCCGGGTGAGTCCCCTGCAGTGCCAGAGGAGACAAATGGAGATCGAGAGAGACACGGCAAAGCACCGGCTTTTAAAGATCTGAAAGGCGGTGAtagagagtgagcgagagaggggggagagagagagagagagagagagagaggagagagggagggaggagagagagagagagagagagagagagagagagagcacagttATGACACCTTCAGGGGCTgggacatagagagagagagagagagagaaatggcagggagagaaagaacaagtgGGGGGTGGATTATTTTCCTTTCAGAAATTATCAAAATTTCCCTACCTTTTTCTGTCATATACTCACACAGATGTCTAGCCCTTGCTCCTACACTTATTCATACATCAAGTGTATTTGTCATGGGCAGATATTTGCACTTTCTTTCCACTGTCAAAGACCTTTGTGTCGTTCAATTTACCatggtaacaaaaacaaatgtatatgtGTCTCTGTCAGCATCAGCACTGCAGTGTCATTCACTGCAACAAATGCACAGCTGTGTGTTTCCCCCTGCTTTGAATTCAGTAGGAGGTTatgacagagaacagagaataTTCCTAATGCCATATATAGCTGAGTTATACTTCTAAAATACTGAAGTAACGTGTTGGGttcatattaaaaatatataacattactTTATGTATCAACTGAAACTGTGCCTCAGCTCAGTCAAATCACTGCTGAGTCAGTGGGGCTAATCCAGTCTTTAATCAGCTTCTAGGTTACATTTCAGCAGCAAGCAGATATTACTGGACATCGTGGACCACATCACAGGTTGAAGTATGAGGCAGTGGAGATGATTGCTCACCAGTCATTTGAATTGCAAGAGGGATCATCAAGATAATTAGGAGGCGAAGGAGGGACTTACTTTTGCAGGAATACATGATGAACATCCAGAGCCAAACTGCTAATAATGCAATCCAGCGCTCCACTCAGCCAGTTGAGATTTTCTGaacatcatacacacacacacacacacacacacacggagagagagagagagagagagagagagagagagagaaggagagagctATCTTGAATCCTGAATTCCTGATATGATGAAACTGTCACGTCTGCAGTGTTAGTGTATGTGTAACCTGGTGTTAAATGAAATACTCATGCAGTGTGActctgtttgttcttttgtcCAAGCTTTAATCAGCTATTTTATTTACAAGGTGTGCAAATGTAGATATGAAATTTGATGGACATTGATGTCTGTGACAGTAAGGGAGACCATTGGTTGGTTGTCGCAGCACAGTCACACTAGAGGGCGCAATGAAATGATGTGTATATCAAACAATTGGCTTGGCATCCTGCGtttgtgcaacacacacaaacattgagGTGAGAAGATAAGAAGGCATCTAACTTGAAATATTTGTCAAGAGGTCTGTCGGGGATGGTTGTCTCACTGCCAATCCCTACAGTTTgagaaaattttttttttaatctgtggaTATGTAGGAATGAtggtttctgttttttgttggcAGAATGATCAGGAGTTtcaacagaaagacagacaggggCAGCATGCCACCTGATGTTAGGCTCTTTGTGGTTTGGCAGGTAAAAGTAGCAAGCATATTATCTTCAGAGCCTTgacatttggacattttatgGCAGTACCGGGTGTACAGCCATAAAATGTCCACTGACAAAATAGAGGGCGGGGCTGCCGCATCGGTGCAAGTTGGCTATATCAGTTTGTCAGTATTGACCAGAAGAAGCAGCTGGAAAACTATATTTTGAAGGCCTCTGACATTTACTACAATTTTACACCCACAGAAGTCAGTGCACACCAGATTGCAGCGGCACAGAAAGTCACAATTCCCAAGCCCTGGAGTGAGTCTATAGTCAAGGCAGTGTGGAGTGGTTTAGTGGCTTCCTCAAACACCACCCTTCTCTCTCCATCCAAAAACCAGAAGCCACAAGCTTGACATGCGCCGCAAGATTCAACAGGGACAATGTTGGTATGTTTCAACAACCTGGAGAAGGTCATGGAGAAGGTCATGTTGAAACACACATTTGGGCCCAATGGTGTAACCCCTgcacacaaattaaacaaagtTGTGGCTCTATAGGGCTACAAGCAAGTTTGCAGGTTCACCTCAGGCGAAAGGTGAACCCATGTGATTGTTGCCCATGCAGTGTCCGCAACTGAAAACAATACCCCCCTCTATTTTGTTCCCCAAGGTGAATTCCAGAGACGATTTCACAAGGAAAGGGCActtgtgttaatgtttttaacacAAGTGGTACCACTGACTAATGATATTCATATCATAATTAATTTAGtgctttttattgtaaaaacaaaaaaggttacgtttttaaactaaaacatgtttaaacttTCAACTTCATATTAAATCTATAGAGAGAACCAACCCCGTAAATGTGTCAGATTGTCTTTGATGGTGAATTACTTCTTGTTACATTACCTTGTGAAAATGAAAGGCATACCAATTTCAAGCCTAGAGCTTTCGCttctatttaatatttttttaatttttaatttaaatgaatttaatatAGGAATGACTACTGAAATATGTTTTGATGATGAGTAAAAAATGTGACAACTATCCCTGGTCTCCCCTACATGAAGATGACTGGTAAAGTGCTGAGGAATGAATTTCCCTCTTATCAAGAGTCCCATTGTCTCAATGTTATCTCGTTTGGCCTCACTGGCATGGCTTCTCTGTGGACAGATGCAAAATGAACAGATTATATAATTAGGATATAATTGTATCTTtgtaaatagatttttaaatatGTCTGCATGTACTCTATGGTATCGTGATAAgctttcttttgctgttttctgatgttttatagAATCAAACGTTACTTgactgacaaataaaataatcaccACATTAATTGATAAAGGCTATAACTGCTAATTGTACTTATGTGatataaatagaaacaaaaaatTCTGCACAGTGTGTGAGCAGTTTGGCTTGCATTGGGTCGCCTGCTTCTGTAGCAGCACAGACATGACAGAGGACACAAACATACCCAGTGGCCTGTTCATGGTGGAACTCAATGCTACATGAGGCCAAAACCCTGCCTCGCCATCAGCAGTGTTGCAGTGTTGTTCTGATTAATCTTGGCATCGAGGACAGAAATCACCTGCCGTCTCATGTTCCCATGAGCTTGCGAGCTGCAGCACTCGTCTGTTTCCACGTCGGGAGAATGTTCCAAGACTCACGCCAAACCAACGGGGGCTCTCTTTTCCACACTGTCCTGGATTATTCATCTCTTCTCCTCCAGGCCGCCACATGATTTCTTCCTCAGTTTgttcctcctctctgcttcccGGCTCAGGTCTATTACAGCTGCTTCACAGAAACTGCTGCCACTACTGCTTTTAACGTTGCAACCACAGTCCTCCATTAACCTGTTTGGAGACATTCCcaacaaaataaagtatatgTATTCAAGTCATCATGCCAAATGACTGTATAACATTATTCCATTACATTTTAGAGGGAAATGTCATCTCTATTGTACAAGTGCacacaaaacatgcaaacagtttagaaataataaaatgatgctTTAGAATGAAATAAGCCACCAAACAGAATATACAAGTAACTGTATGACAGTTTAACAGTTTGAGGTATGGGCAGGTGTTTATacaaaccaatcaatcaattaatcaaataaaaaataatcaggtcaaaacaaaacacttaaaataactCTTAATAACTTAAGTGAAAACTAAAATACTGCTTACACATTCAGACTTCTCTACtactgataataaataataaagaagcCCAATAGTTCACAAAATGAGCAAGCACtgggcaacagtggagagaaaaactcccttttaataGGGAGAAATCTCTGACAAAACCAGACGCAAAGCTGTGCAGCCATCTgtctcgaccggttggggtgaaatgaaaataggggacagaaaggagggagagaaacaaagagagaaggagTAACAAGAAgagacaacaaatcaacaatCAAACAATGCCAATAATAAACCAGTGACAATTAATTTTACTACTTTGTAATTATATTATCATACACTACAATCCTACTTTACAAGTATGTTATACTAACATATACTACAACTCTTTACTtgattaaaagcacattttactCATGTAAATGACCTGAATACTTCCACCATCAGTGGAAACTACTCAGCTCAATTAAATGGTATCTCCCTGACTTTCAAATAACATCTAAGTCTGCTAAAGTCAAGATCTCTCATGAAAATGTTGCCTCTATCAGTACTTTCATGTATGTTCTCTTAAGACTTCAGCATTTTAAACCCTGTGTTCAGTTTTAGAagacacaaacttcacaaacaaaccagcagctcctgtgtgcgtgtgtgtgtgtgtgtgtgtcctagcTCAGCAGTTTACACagtaaagtcagtgttgataatgaaACCTCATTCAAATATAgtaaaaaaccaaacaaacccaaaacTATTTCTTTAACATAACTGCTGGCAACCCCTGGATTTAAGCTGCCATAACTGATTAATGACAGACATTTTACCTCTCAAtaactcagaaatgaggttctgttctcattaggaccaggctttagTTACAAAAAGGACAAGTGCTACAGAAAAAGTCAATGTTTATACCTGAAAACATTCTGAAGGAGTTtctcgcgcgcacacacatacacacgcacacactgaatTCATGTCACCATTCCTTAAACCTCTCTATGATTGGCTAATCCGTGAACGAGGGTGTGATGTCACAAGAAAGCGCCGAACTCTAGTTTGTAAAGTTTGATGTGGCGCTAACGGACTGATGACTAAAGTGGGTATCTGTTTTATTAGCCGGCTACATAACAGGTAAGCGGATTACTCAGCTGATAGATTTGTTCGGTCTGACACCTTTTGAAACGACCTCTCTCGCGCTGTTGAGCACCGAACCTCAGCTTCAAGCTAAGAAGCTATCACACTAGCCGCTTTTGATGCTGACCAATGTCGAACTCGGCAACTGAACTGACCCCTATGTCACCATTGTTAAGGACAACAAACGTTGTTTAATTAAAGTTAAGCAGTATGTCGTGTGAACTGACGCGGTGACAGTCGGCTGTTTCCACGTCCGTGCCATTTTAAGCTAGCCTTGACTGTTAGCACGGCAGGTTTTTGACTTCTTAGCTTCTGAACCTTGACCACTTTAGCTGTATGTAAACATTGGCACGCCCACTTTCCATCCTCgcatctttttcttcttatgTTGCACCAATTAATCCATTGCAGCCATTAAAAACTAATTGTTGGAAGCAGTCCTTAAAAGAGAATCGGTCGGTCAGCCAGTATGGTGTGCCTCTTGTTTACAGAGGACATTCAGGCCTGACTCAGGGTAAAATGACTGAGGGAATTCTTCAATATTTCAAGGGGGAGCACAGAttcaaaatacatatatttaaataagtATCAAAGCCCATCTTTACATGGTTAGTGCTGATTGTTGAATGAATATTTGaagtaggggtgggaatcacagggtgcCTCACAATATGCGATATATGGTCCACAATAccagtaatataataatagaagGATTCTGTGACAGTCactatattgcaagacaatcctATAATGATACATCATGATAACTGtccaactgaagaaaacaaaacgtcagtGAAAAGTTCAGTACATAAAACTATGTATTGAACGTAGATGGGGAATCTCTTAATGTATCAATTATTGTATTGCATGAAGTAGGACAATGACAATCACCAAATTGATGTCTGAATACATAAAAAACATCGTCagatccatgtttttttgttgcatgttGTCTTTTCACCCTTATCAGTTTCACAGTGAActaagttttatttttactcttcTCTGTGCCAATATATTGACTTAATGTAGCCACCTTTCaaaacacttttcaaaacaTGATATCTTTTTTAGTGGttaaatcttatttcatgttaaagTAAAGCTTTAATTCATTCAGCTCCTTCAGATTGGGGCAAATAACCgtgttgttttgtatttattcatggatcttttaaatgttaaaaaatatagAAGCTCAAACTGATGATgcgaaaaaaaagtcagagggAGCTGTCCACTTAAGTTCCCTCATGGTACTGAGATTGAATACGCCACACAACATTGGtgaatgacattaaaaactAAACCCACAATCAAATACTGTTAAGGCAGATATATGGGTCTGAcaattatgtttgtgtttacaagGAATTGTCTTCAGTTTACATACCAGCAATACCAGTTGTACAGCTAAAGTATAATTGAAAAAACTATTTTCTTCATTCAGATGGATGATATCAGCGTACTACACCAAAGAGCCCTGAATCTAAGGCGTCGAATGAGAGATATTGGTGATGGACGCCCCCCACAGGAGCGATTCATGAGGTTGCAGAAGGAAGGAGACACACTCAGGTTAGTCTGGTAGGAATCAAACCTTGACtgagtttatttaattttttttttttgttgatttctgTCCAGACTCATTGGTTGCCTTTTTTACAATCACACAATCTTAAATATTCTCTGTTATTTAAGATTTGTAGATATTGACAGGACATTGTACCCATTATATCACCATGtacatttgtgtctgtgcatcTCTGAAACTGACTGATCACAAACAAACTCATCAAATTAAAAGCTATGACTTGTTTTGATTATCAGTTTTATAGCATGTCATTAAACattgctgtgctgtgctgccaCCATAGCTGTATGTAACTGATTGTAAAATCGACGTGTGACATAATCGTTATCACAGTGTTTTCAGTTTACAAAGCATTCACTAATAATGGTGAAAATACTTCTTTTCAATTCAGGTGTCCCTTTAAGTCATAACAGTGTGATAACTTGGACAATATCAGCACATTGAAAGCCAAGCAACTAAAAGGAATACACTTGTGCTCTTAGCTACTGTGACATGTTTGTCCTTGCATATCTTCACTTCTCCTTACCTTAACTAAACAACAGCTTTGATAATGTGAGTGAGTATTGTATGTTAAACAGTAATAGTGAGTCATCATGTGCATGTTAGCTTGTTGGATTTTCTGTTgaacattttggtgcatgcaaTTACGCAGATGTTTTTGACAGTCCTTCGACTAAAGATGAAGTGGTTTTGAATTTAAATCGTTTTCTGATGTGCATACAGCAGTTGAACCTGTTAGAAGTCACCTATTATTAACCTGTGAATTTTTTCTTTAGTTACCAAGGGAACTCTGAAGAGGTGGGTTGCTATGTGGCTGGCCATCCTCTATCAAAGGGAAATTGCTATTTTGAGGTAAGGCACATTGAAACTGATGCTGTAAATTAACATTTGACTCTGTTATTCTAACTCAAATTTTGCCAGACCTAACATTATTTTTGTGCATTATTGTTGACGTGGTCGTTACAAACTGCTATCTCTAACTTTGTTAGACTGCATTATGATAGGCCCACATACCATCATCTCTGGTTGTGCCCAAGATTGcttttccatccatccagtaATTTTTCCCCTGGAATCCAATTGCTGACAATTTTCTCAACTTCATATTAAATTCTCAGTGCCCCCCACAGTCCCAGTTCACCAGTGCAAAACCACTACCTCAAAAATGTCTTAGCTCCATTGGAATGAGGGATAGGGTGTGGGTTAGGTGGTATCTCTGAGCACAGAGATTAGTCTCACTTTTTCAGCAGACTGGCAGAAGGAGAGcaatggacatttgtttgagtAAAGCTTACATGTTCTACTGTATGTATCAGGCTGATTCAATAGTTCTCGTTATAGTGTAGAGAAAGGAAAACATTCTCTTGCACATTTTGCACAGGAAAGTTGCAAGAGTTCAACGTGGAGATTGTTATTTATGAGCCAGCTTATTTGTAGTTGTTGCATGTCAACTTGTGACATCTAGTCAAGAGACTGCATGTGAGGCAGACATTTCTTCTTGTCTTGGCTTTTAGGTGTCAGGAGGAAACATTAGGCCATACGTTATCCACTGAACCTACGTCATCCTGCTTGGCTGCAAATAGACACAGACAGGTCCATGCAGTGTCAGTCCTGTAGCTACATCAAAGCTGAATGAAAGTCATTTACTTCTTCCTTTAATCTTTTCAAATCTTCTTCTCTGTCCGATGAGAAGGGCCATTTCGTACACGTGTTGAAACATTTCAGATCTGTTTCACTAAGACACTGAACTAGCTGGCAAtgtactttgacatttttataatGGCAGTGAGGAGTCCCTGATTTCTGCCAGATGTGACATTTCTTCTAAATGTGATGTCAAAGTCTCATCTGACCTCCAGGtccttttctctctgctgcctgAGCATGCAAGTTGTTAAGATAACAATGGTTATATTTAAATGAGAATCACATTTGGAGCCTCATAGTTCTCTCTGACATTTAAACAACAGGAGTTTCAAGCTACATTTTTCTCTACTCTGTGACGCACATGCTCTCATTTTCCCAGATATCTCGAAAATTTGGGAGCATTTATTCTCATAAAGGTCAGGCTTCTGTCGACATATGCGTCACTGCTGTCCTCATGTTTCTCTCTTGTACTGCTTTCACAAGGAATCCATTTCACGTTTGTTGTCAGAACTCCTGCACTTTCTCCAGTTTCGTCATCagccttcttctttttaacaaatagatttgtttgaaaaatgaatgtcaaCATTATTGAACAGCTCATCTGTGAGCACATTCCTTTGTTCCTAATGTAAgtagtgtgacatttttttgctCGCTTTATTTGGATATCCACGGTATGTAAACAGTTTAGGTGTGTTACTTTTAACCagccaaagaaaataaagaaaagcaaaggCACTGAGACATTTATCCTAGTATTTTTagtcagaaaaacacaagttattTAGTTTTACTATTCAATAGGAAACTTCCTTTGGAAACTAAACACAAATAGGAAATTAAACTCCTTATTTCCTTCCTAAATTGTATGGACAGAAGGGCACCTGACGAAAGATACAGAAGAAAATTAGTGGGGTGAGAGATTACTGTGAGAGGTCATTAATAAACGAAGGGTAGATGTACAAACACACCAGAATATCAAGTCATGGGTTGTTATTCCCTTTTGCCTGGTTCTGCAGTCTGTGTTTTGTAATTGTGCTCAACTGGAGGGCTCACATTCTATTTGAGGGTAGGAGGTGATTGTTGAGGTTGTCAAACCATACCTAAcaaaaattatgaaaaacacTTCACTCTGCTCAACATGTAATAGTGAGGCTGTATAGACATCGATGTGAACTGGAACTTGACTGGTTGGTGaagtaatgtgtaatgtaatcaAGACTTCTGAGCAGGAACATTGAGGAAGTCTTTTGTACTGGATGTTAATGGTGTAAAGGTAAATAAAGAATAGTGGTTGTCTGCAGCATTAATATTGTCCTGTGTTTTAtagcagcctctgtaaagcgcTTTAACTGTGGTATTGACAGATATTGAAATTGTTGGTGGTGATGTTACCATCAGAATATGTCAACACTGTAAGAAGCAGTGCTGTGCACTTTGACCAAAATCTCATGTGTAGGTAATTGCACATGTCAGTGCTGTTAATGTCGACTGCGGGGACCAGACCATGGTATAATTTTGCAAAGTATGGTTTTGTGGTCAATTTCAGACGTTTTCATACCCCAACCTTGTCTAGCCACAGAAGTAGATCCCCTTTTTGTGCACAAGCTCCTCATCTCATCCAGAATTACCCAGTCTTATTTCACATGCTCCCTCGTGCTTTTTCGTTTTGCCTTTTATTTCCTTATTTCCTGCCTGCATCTTTGTAGTGTGgaagaataaaacatgtcatcCAAATGACTAAACATATTACCATCATTTACTAtaatttgtgatttgttttgaaaataaatgattgtgAATAATAGGAAGATATGAAGCTTCTGTTTTGAAGACCTGCTCCATTTACAAATTCAACTAACTGATGCCATAGTAGTATttacagcttgtgtgtgtgtgtgtgtgtgtaggtgacgATAGTGGACACAGGGGTGAGGGGAACCATTGCTGTGGGCCTGGTGCCGAAATTCTACAGGCTGGACCACCAGCCTGGCTGGCTGCCATATTCTGTAGCTTACCACGCTGACAACGGCAAGTAAGTCAAACCACAGTCATCTATACACTACATTTGAGCATTGGTTTCATGCATGGTTTGGGAAAATGGATTGTggcctgttgctgctgcatccACATATAACCGCAACAGTAATTCTGTATATAATTCTCCTTAGTTCTTACTTTTTCTTCGCAATTTTCACCAGCATAAAATACTCCTGAGAGAGGAATAATGACTCTGAACCTCACAGGCATTAATTCAATATTGTTTGTTTGGCTTCAACTTAAGATTGTTTTGATTAtagatttatttacttattaattTTAGATAAATCATTTGCCAGTTTGTAGCAGAAAAATATTGAATAATGCACCACAATTTCTCAgatttcttgttttgtctgacacattttaaacaaacaaaagaggaatTGTACCAGTGAATGGTTGTATATTTGCTTGATAAATAACTTTTATTATTTGTCACTGTTgtcaaaatatacattttcaagTATTT includes:
- the igfbp6b gene encoding insulin-like growth factor-binding protein 6b is translated as MPILSNLTTIVLLLIAHCGSWSGASRLGPFKVCPSCRDPLGAGRPPRDHNVAGSTTVLAQGEPCGVYTLSCAKGLRCVPPPREHSPLQALLQGRGICAKHSRTSPTERPPPTGPHPSHSGDIEKAPCRKLLNSVLRGLELTIFQSDRDIYIPNCDTRGFYRKKQCRSSKGMQRGHCWCVDELGMPVPTRASEDGTFPCDGE